CGCATCGCGTTTATCATACAGTTTCTTGCCTTTTGCAAGAGCAATTTCTATCTTTGCCCTGCCTCCTTTAAAATAAATCTGCAGAGGCACTAATGTAAGTCCCTTCTGGGAAGTCTGTCCAATAAGGCGTTTTATCTCCTGCTTATGAAGCAAAAGCTTGCGAATTCTAAGAGGATCGTGATTAAGGTTGCTTGCCTGCTCATAGGGATTTATATGCATGCTGTGTATGAAAACCTCTGCATTTTCAATCTTTGCAAACGCCTCCTTTATATTTACGCCTCCTGTACGCATTGATTTTACTTCGCTGCCATTAAGAGCAATCCCTGCCTCAAAAGTTTCCAATACATGATACTCGTGCCTTGCGCGCTTATTAACTGCTACAACTTTTATCTCTGTCATAAGAGAAATTGTATC
This genomic interval from bacterium contains the following:
- the smpB gene encoding SsrA-binding protein SmpB, translated to MTEIKVVAVNKRARHEYHVLETFEAGIALNGSEVKSMRTGGVNIKEAFAKIENAEVFIHSMHINPYEQASNLNHDPLRIRKLLLHKQEIKRLIGQTSQKGLTLVPLQIYFKGGRAKIEIALAKGKKLYDKRDAIKKKVISRETEKALKQHQKRI